Proteins from a single region of Starkeya sp. ORNL1:
- the bamA gene encoding outer membrane protein assembly factor BamA, with amino-acid sequence MASVVGICLLTAVAGVAGTVALPVAAQAQTASSIIVEGNRRVDAETIRSYFNTQPGQKLDAAKIDEALKGLYATGLFSDVRISNRGGRLVVSVSENEVINRVAFEGNKKIKDDQLSAEVQSKAREAFNRSTVQADTQRIIDLYRRAGKYDVRVDPKTIDRGQGRVDLVFEITEGEKVGISKIVFVGNKAFSEWKLKDEITTTETNWLSFLKSTDVYDVDRINADQELLRRFYLKNGYADFRIVSVSADLERTNGGFVLTFVVEEGQQYRFGKIDVLSNIRDVDAARIRGALRTQEGQIYNADLVERSVENATVEVSKSGYAFAQVRPRGDRNFETRTISITFTVEEGPRVYIERIEISGNTRTRDWVIRREFDLGEGDAYNRVLVDRAERRLRNLGYFKTVKINNEPGSAPDRVILQVIVEDQPTGEFSVSGGYSTTDGFIGEVNISEKNFLGRGQYVSLGGQLGENVQGANFSFTEPYFLDYRISAGTDLFWKETTATTYSPYDTSTIGGTLRLGLPLTDELTLGLRYSIYQKEITLSDEVSEQDLSWAIRQVIDDPTITSLVGYTLSYNMLDNNQDPSMGYLLELKQDFAGVGGDVNFIRTTFDSRYYYPLFGDFVLMLRGQAGNIASWGGEDLRILDNFFKGPDLVRGFEPNGIGPRDLASGGGDLNETDALGGTLYWGTTAEIQFPLSFLPKEVGLKAAVFADAGSLWDYQGPTTFDVVGAPNDQDCAQFETDGAKSKNAKGAVCVADSDLIRSSVGVSLIWKSPFGPLRFDYAWALSKEDYDQTQAFRFSGGTKF; translated from the coding sequence ATGGCGTCGGTCGTTGGCATTTGTTTGCTGACGGCCGTTGCGGGGGTCGCCGGCACCGTTGCGTTGCCCGTCGCTGCGCAGGCACAGACTGCCAGTTCCATCATCGTCGAGGGCAATCGCCGCGTCGATGCTGAGACCATTCGGTCCTATTTCAATACCCAGCCGGGCCAGAAGCTCGATGCGGCCAAGATCGACGAGGCGCTGAAGGGGCTCTATGCCACCGGGCTGTTCTCGGACGTGCGCATCAGCAATCGTGGCGGCCGCCTCGTCGTCTCGGTCTCCGAGAACGAGGTGATCAACCGCGTTGCCTTCGAAGGCAACAAGAAGATCAAGGACGACCAGCTCTCGGCCGAGGTGCAGTCCAAGGCGCGCGAGGCGTTCAACCGCTCCACCGTGCAGGCCGATACCCAGCGCATCATCGACCTCTACCGTCGCGCCGGCAAATACGATGTGCGCGTCGATCCGAAGACCATCGATCGCGGCCAGGGCCGCGTCGACCTCGTCTTCGAGATCACCGAAGGCGAAAAGGTCGGCATCTCCAAGATCGTGTTCGTCGGCAACAAGGCTTTCTCCGAGTGGAAGCTGAAGGACGAGATCACCACCACCGAGACCAACTGGCTCTCCTTCCTCAAGAGCACCGACGTCTATGACGTCGACCGCATCAATGCCGACCAGGAATTGCTGCGCCGCTTCTATCTGAAGAACGGCTACGCCGATTTCCGCATCGTCTCGGTGAGCGCCGATCTCGAGCGCACCAATGGCGGCTTCGTGCTCACCTTCGTCGTGGAGGAGGGCCAGCAGTACCGCTTCGGCAAGATCGACGTGCTTTCCAATATTCGTGACGTCGATGCCGCCCGCATCCGCGGCGCGCTGCGCACGCAGGAAGGCCAGATCTACAATGCGGATCTGGTGGAGCGCTCGGTCGAGAACGCCACCGTCGAGGTGTCGAAGAGCGGCTACGCCTTCGCCCAGGTGCGCCCCCGCGGCGACCGTAATTTCGAGACCCGCACCATCTCCATCACTTTCACGGTGGAAGAAGGTCCGCGTGTCTATATCGAGCGCATCGAGATCAGCGGTAACACCCGCACCCGCGATTGGGTCATCCGCCGCGAGTTCGATCTTGGCGAAGGCGATGCCTATAATCGCGTGCTGGTCGACCGCGCCGAGCGTCGCCTGCGCAACCTCGGCTACTTCAAGACCGTGAAGATCAACAACGAGCCCGGCTCGGCGCCCGATCGCGTCATCCTGCAGGTGATCGTTGAAGATCAGCCGACCGGCGAGTTCTCGGTCTCAGGCGGCTACTCCACGACCGACGGCTTCATCGGCGAGGTCAATATCTCGGAGAAGAACTTCCTCGGTCGCGGCCAGTACGTCTCTCTCGGCGGTCAGCTGGGTGAGAACGTCCAGGGTGCGAACTTCAGCTTCACCGAGCCCTATTTCCTCGATTACCGCATCTCGGCCGGTACCGACCTGTTCTGGAAAGAGACCACCGCGACCACCTACAGCCCGTACGACACCTCGACCATCGGTGGCACGCTGCGCCTCGGCCTGCCGCTCACCGACGAGCTGACGCTGGGCCTGCGCTACAGCATTTACCAGAAGGAGATCACGCTCTCCGACGAGGTGAGCGAGCAGGATCTATCCTGGGCAATCCGTCAGGTCATCGATGACCCCACGATCACCTCGCTGGTTGGCTATACGCTGTCGTACAACATGCTGGACAACAATCAGGATCCCAGCATGGGCTACCTGCTCGAATTGAAGCAGGACTTCGCCGGCGTCGGCGGCGACGTGAACTTCATCCGCACCACGTTCGACTCCCGCTACTACTACCCGCTGTTCGGCGACTTCGTGCTCATGCTGCGCGGCCAGGCCGGCAACATCGCCTCCTGGGGCGGCGAGGATCTGCGCATCCTGGACAACTTCTTCAAGGGTCCGGATCTGGTGCGCGGCTTTGAGCCCAACGGTATTGGTCCACGCGACCTTGCCTCTGGCGGTGGAGATCTGAACGAAACAGATGCACTGGGCGGTACGCTCTACTGGGGCACGACGGCGGAAATCCAGTTCCCGCTTTCCTTCCTGCCCAAGGAAGTCGGTCTGAAAGCGGCAGTGTTCGCCGATGCTGGTTCGCTGTGGGACTATCAGGGGCCGACGACTTTTGATGTTGTCGGTGCTCCCAACGATCAGGATTGCGCACAGTTCGAGACAGACGGTGCCAAGTCCAAGAATGCAAAGGGTGCCGTCTGCGTCGCCGACAGCGACCTGATCCGCTCCTCGGTCGGCGTCAGTCTGATCTGGAAGTCGCCCTTCGGTCCGCTGCGCTTTGACTATGCGTGGGCGCTGTCCAAGGAAGACTACGACCAGACCCAGGCGTTCCGCTTCAGCGGCGGCACCAAGTTCTGA